From a single Syngnathus scovelli strain Florida chromosome 2, RoL_Ssco_1.2, whole genome shotgun sequence genomic region:
- the c1ql2 gene encoding complement C1q-like protein 2, protein MVLLALAIAVPLLLLRSSETSAHYYEMMGTCRMVCDPYTAKPGGGAAGEATQTVNSVAPLPPMAQGSRGEPGRPGKPGIRGPPGEPGPPGPRGPPGERGVSKLPFPALTAATGEHSEIDGTNSTSSGNRVAFYVGLKNPHEGYEVLKFDDVITNLGNLYDPSTGKFTCHVSGIYYFTYHVLMRGGDGTSMWADLCKNGQVRASAIAQDADQNYDYASNSAVLHLDSGDEVYVKLDGGKAHGGNNNKYSTFSGFILYPD, encoded by the exons ATGGTTCTGCTGGCTCTGGCCATTGCGGTGCCGCTTCTCCTCCTGCGCTCCTCGGAGACCTCCGCTCATTATTACGAGATGATGGGCACCTGCCGGATGGTGTGCGACCCTTACACCGCTAAACCCGGGGGAGGCGCCGCTGGAGAGGCGACCCAGACCGTCAACAGCGTCGCGCCACTACCACCGATGGCACAAGGTAGCCGCGGGGAACCGGGGCGACCGGGAAAACCTGGAATCAGGGGTCCGCCGGGAGAGCCTGGACCCCCGGGCCCCAGGGGTCCACCAGGGGAGCGCGGCGTCAGCAAACTCCCCTTCCCCGCTTTAACCGCAGCAACGGGAGAGCACAGCGAAATAGACGGGACCAACTCTACAAGTAGCGGAAATCGTGTCGCTTTTTATGTCGGTCTTAAGAATCCCCACGAGGGATACGAGGTGCTTAAGTTCGACGACGTGATTACAAACTTGGGAAACCTCTACGATCCGAGCACCGGGAAGTTCACCTGCCATGTGTCCGGGATCTACTACTTCACTTATCATGTGCTGATGAGAGGAGGAGACGGAACCAGCATGTGGGCCGACCTGTGTAAAAATGGACAG GTCCGAGCAAGTGCCATAGCTCAGGATGCAGACCAAAACTACGACTACGCCAGCAACAGTGCCGTGCTACATTTGGACTCCGGCGATGAAGTGTACGTGAAACTGGATGGCGGCAAAGCTCACGGAGGCAATAATAACAAGTACAGCACCTTCTCTGGGTTCATTTTATACCCTGATTAG